The proteins below come from a single Necator americanus strain Aroian chromosome V, whole genome shotgun sequence genomic window:
- a CDS encoding hypothetical protein (NECATOR_CHRV.G18086.T1): MKKELVDKEGSVAAINAEIEEIQLVVTERNKLTTELHSLKERRIALGELSAQSSHLREMLPRHQEELAKMSERRQEILKNEMPKAKQALHEAKIARDTAERSAKEEEDKKLLKMRNICNHYDAYSTLKERLSKASIAAEEGQIDKVKQIISDRDQSIIDLEKRKAGFELGINDLEGTHVKRRTLEDQLTRMLIESKIVSVEKELKDLTWDPMEKETLCRDRDKAMRDRDSSGLEKARLNGQLEEVEKKITEAKQALTAKEMKQAESLYHQVVIDRIITQEMISDLEKYTKCLDSSIIQFHTDKMAAINRILDDLWRKVYGGTDIQTIRIKSECAATSDKRKAYDYRVVMVLRNGVELDMRDRCSAGQKMLACILIRISLADVFGGMCSIIALDEPTTNLDSMKVDHIAAMLNSLIAVRRRGYSTSGGHRKPFQMIVITHDDHLVDKLMIGSKPEFIYVLGKDNSGISHVRRQYSDGRSEEANGNPYGR; encoded by the exons atgaagaaagaactcGTTGATAAAGAG GGTAGCGTTGCTGCGATAAATGCTGAGATAGAAGAGATCCAACTAGTTGTCACTGAGCGGAACAAACTGACAACAGAG TTGCATTCACTGAAAGAACGCCGTATTGCTCTGGGCGAACTGAGCGCACAATCTTCTCATCTTCGTGAAATGCTCCCTCGACATCAGGAAGAATTAGCGAAAATGTCGGAACGTAGACAAGAAATCTTGAAGAACGAAATGCCAAAAGCGAAACAGGCCTTACAT GAAGCAAAGATTGCCCGAGATACAGCTGAACGTAGTgcgaaggaagaagaagacaaGAAGCTTCTGAAAATGAGAA ATATTTGCAATCACTACGATGCTTACTCCACTTTGAAGGAAAGACTATCCAAAGCATCAATAGCCGCTGAAGAAGGCCAG ATAGACAAAGTGAAACAAATCATCTCCGATAGAGATCAATCTATTATCGACTTAGAGAAACGAAAGGCTGGCTTCGAATTAGGAATTAACGATCTGGAGGGAACT CACGTGAAGCGGCGAACTTTGGAAGATCAGCTGACGCGAATGCTAATTGAGTCTAAGATTGTAAGTGTTGAGAAGGAGTTGAAGGATTTGACATGGGATCCCATGGAAAAAGAGACCTTGTGTAGGGACCGAGAT AAAGCAATGCGTGATCGTGACAGCTCTGGTTTGGAGAAGGCGCGACTCAACGGGCAGTTGGAAGAGGTTGAGAAAAAG ATCACTGAGGCAAAGCAAGCGTTAACCgcgaaagaaatgaagcagGCTGAGAGTTTATATCATCAGGTTGTAATCGACAGAATTATAACACAAGAGATGATTTCG GACTTGGAGAAGTACACAAAGTGTTTGGATAGTTCCATTATACAGTTCCATACAGACAAAATGGCTGCCATAAACAGGATTTTGGACGATCTTTGGCGTAAGGTTTACGGTGGGACCGATATACAGACGATACGCATCAA ATCTGAATGTGCGGCAACGTCTGATAAACGTAAGGCATACGACTACAGGGTGGTGATGGTGCTGCGGAACGGCGTGGAGCTGGACATGAGAGATCGTTGTAGTGCTGGACAAAAA ATGTTGGCTTGTATATTGATTCGTATTTCTTTGGCTGATGTTTTTGGTGGAATGTGCTCAATAATTGCTCTTGATGAACCGACAACTAATTTGGATTCAATGAAG GTAGATCACATAGCTGCTATGTTGAACAGTCTCATTGCGGTTCGGAGGAGAGGTTATTCTACATCGGGCGGACACAGAAAGCCTTTTCAG ATGATCGTTATCACTCACGATGATCATTTGGTGGATAAACTGATGATTGGTTCAAAGCCTGAATTTATTTATGTGCTTGGGAAGGATAATAGTGGTATCTCACATGTGCGACGTCAATATTCAGATGG GCGCTCAGAAGAGGCCAACGGAAATCCCTATGGAAGATAA